GAAGCATGTTCCGGAAGTCCAAATCTATTATGCCTCTGTCataaactgaagcgtttactgacacaGACTTCAAAAATGTGGAAGAAAAATGTaatcaagaaaaagaaaataactCGGTCCTTATTCTGtcctatttacatttttttctatttaaacaaaatgtcTTGCAAAATCATCGATAAAAACTTCTAGTTAAGCTATTTTTTGCTTGATAtgggttgaaaacgctttttagcaCCTGTAATCGAAcgccaaagtgctgatatgccaacattaggtgcgtGATGGAAATACACGTCGTTCTccaaaactatttgaaaaaatccaatTCTTTTTCAgaggatatgattttttgaaaaaattaagacttattttaaataaaatgtactttaataattttccaaaaatcattttaaggtgcaatatcaaatttacaatcaaagaGTTCTTTTTTCAATGAATGCACCTTTTCATGTTACAGCACGACTAgcttggctcaaactttgtgggggctttcCCTATGACGAAACAAGCCAttctgtgtcattggttcacccatacaagtctccatacaattttggcagctttaagtaattttaataacaagattttttttggttttaacgGGGACAAAATCCGCGATTTTTGTTTTAAGActtaaggctttctagtcagaaatttaccaacacattcaaagtatgtctacatggcagctggacgtttgtttgcatcagatttcctatctctttctagcaaaagtttttggtAAGCCACTTTCTAGCTGCATCAGGATTTCACTGGGCCTATTAGAAAGCATTATAGCCACttgaagtttaaatttaactaaacttttttttttaaataatgctgAGGATTGTCCATTAgaagaatatgggactttttcaggactttttctcaaaaccacgCACCACAACCTGAACATTATTCCTTGGGCTATTTTAGGACTGTGAgccaaattttagcaaatttggtCAACATTAACcaattgatactcgaaggtgaagtttgtatgggaaaaatcgaaaaaatgtttggaaaaccCCATTTTCCAACGGTTTTTCCTGCTCGGTGCGCTACCTCCATCCAAATAGTATtgttttctgggcaccctattgtcCATTCATGAACAAGTTTGTCtcgaaaagttcggaaaatttaaaaaaatgtcataaatgCATTGAAGAATTAACCTCtgattgctgaaatacagcgaatgaacgaaaaacaaataagaaaattgaaattttttaggtcTCATCGAAACATTTCCcccttttcttaaaaaatataatatatgcAAATATATGTAGCTTCTCGTAGACGCTCGTctaatttcccgtcccggggaaaaaaattgtaaatttcccgggaattcccgaagttcaagcggaagtatatatttcacttattttttggcacctatgttttaaaattatgcaGAAAATCGAATaagcttgtctgtaaatttcatgtaaagGTTTCATTCACATAAAATTTGTTTCTGACGCATTCACTACTggaaatagatcttgcttatttGTTTGGCAATAAAATTACactattatgatttttttttttaagtatcagCTTAATTTGTGAAAGTTATTCTTATACAAATTCTCTCGAACTGATCActcagacaaatttaaaagaaattttatagTTGTGGAGCATGGATTGTCACTGTCCaaaccagggatggaataatcgcaaaaaatcaatttcgtttgcgaactttcttcacccgcgaaagagagaggaggcaaatcacgcaaaagaaaatcgctcccgaagtTCTCCAAGAAagtcaatctgctgatgattttttgtgaatttctttgtcagcaccactcaaaaatatttattaggatgtaacaaaatcacacttttttgcgggcatttcaggaGATGATACCCTAGGTGTACTGAGtcagaatcccaaatatgagtccGATTGGTTGCAacaggacctggcgctccggcttcaaagtttaaatgggatttaacccgtaaaatccgTGCGTTTcggtttttgtcatttttgagtcCTCCaacgatttttaattttttcaaaaacctcatgagctTATAGTTTGTGTTCCAgggtacaactttgccgaagactgcgAAGAGATTTGACTGCTCTGAAAAATGGTACAGAATTTACAAAatcttttttcgtgtttttctgaTAACTTAAAACATGTTCTGGCAACACTAGCTTTTGATGCGCGCTTTCGGCCAACTATGCAACGCATGCTACGGTGCGTCGCGACGCGTCGgtatttaataaattgtatttGTCCAGCgtcgtgttgttgtttttgttgttatgTCTGTTGAGAACAAAAGTTCTTGTGGAACCACAAGAAGCTCTTCGGTCGACCCTCAATTCACTAGACACCATCTGAACTATGTTCGGGCATAGGTTCGCTAACATGTCCCCAGGTTATACCTAGCACCAGAACTGGTCGCGTCGATGGCAGATTAATAACAGAACCAGGTGGGCTTACAAAAACTAAAACCTGAGATTCACTGCCAAATAGAATACCGGAATCTACGACAGCAGCACCGGTGATCGAATCCTCCAACACCATCGAAAACATAAGCACAGCATCCAAATAAAGCGTTTTCTTTCCATGTGTCAAACTTTGACTGTTGTACGCTGGATGTTTTTTCGTTGCTATAGTTACAACCCAGTTTACGACGCCTGGCCCAGGATGCGCGCGTTCAAAGAAAGTGTTGCCAATACTAATCAAACAAATTaatggcaaaaagtttttttattttcaaatcattgtaCAAGCTATAATAAATATCAAATCTCTTcgcagtcttcggcaaagttgtacccTGGAACACAAACTATAagctcatgaggtttttgaaaaatcaaaaaatcgttgaaggaCTCAAAGctggcaaaaaccaaaacgcacggattttacgggttaaatcccatttaaactttgaaaccggagcgccaggtcctgtcgcaaccaatcgggctcatatttgggattctgactcagtacacctaggggatcatctcctgaaatgcccgcaaaaaagtgtgattttgttacatcctaatatttatgtcactttgtttacacacattgcccatctacaaaatgtgacagctcacttttcgacgtgtgacgttacacttgcaagtgtagtagtgaaaaagatattccgccgaataatcaagatgatattttttttagattctttttaccgatcattcgtacgcgagagaggagagccatgctcccttcggattttttctcttgatgaacgtccagagattttgttttgattattatTATGCCATCGCtggtccaaacactttgattaaaaaataatactttttgacaaaaaaaaactaatgataagtttttgatttggtacgatttgaaaggcggcatttaaaaaaaggaaatatatctatttttttaaattgtatgatttttgaCAAGCAGTCAAGTCATGAATTGGTCCTTATActgattttgaccattaaagttgctgttccgTACAAATATTCAGCAGAAACTAGATCAGAGTAGAGTAGAAATTctcgataaatttaaaatataccggtaattcccgggaaatttgttgaaaatttcccatatcccaggaattttgtaaccccgggaaatgaGACGCTCTAATGTAACtgacaaaaaattatatttatattttgaaaatcggaGAAATTGTTGTACAGATAGTGCATTGCAGGaactaaaattgacaaaattcaaatttattttcctttatttgtggaatttttcaatctttcgaataaaaatgttctgaaaattttaaaattgagggCTACACTTAAAAAGggctaaaaattatattttgcactgtttgtttaaaattttggacACCAATTATTTCTGAATTCATTTTGAATGTGCAAACTTAGTAAAGTGTTTTTGGAATAGGTGATTGTTTACCTGTAGTCATGGCTGTCATATCCAAGCTTagcaatagggtcctaaagccctatgtaaaatgttatgttttatggaaaaacacgattaaaaaccttttctgatcaatctttttcattttaatgcaaaaaataaataaattgacaagacaacattttttcgatggataatttatggtccccttggaacgagctgtcaagaatggtcgcgaagttaatttttcaaaattgatttgaaactccgtttaaatcctttgcggtcattGACTACTCAGAAAGATAAGCTTTATCgtattaaacaaaacaaaataaatcggGCTGTgctaaatttgcttaaaaacgTTAAAGAATAAACAGACAAGAAAACTGCGGTTtgattaattattaattatggGAAGTGagtatttctggagtttttttttaaaggtccaataaaccaaatttccagtttttgccttttgggtgtttttgaaaccgccttgagccaGGGGTAttaggggcgcgacaatgtgggaaagggaagtaatttgtgattgtagacggtattgttttgattagtagcatgttgagtcaactgctgtggatgtacctgaaacatcgcacaacggggtttctcttctcttcattctcagctaccacctatctcctatttttgttttgctcttctgattcctaattcttcactgattcttctatttaatatccaacatttgattttaattttactaacttttgattctcttatctctcaaagcttttccactcttttctatcaattgatactgctgtaacagactttgttttgtttttttttttccttaaaaatatacttttccttaatgtactagtaatatcatgtctatttatcattcgcctaatctttttattttttttattttattgcaaatttattgttttgaataattctttatctgtcctataaattatcattacaataatctaagcttgttttgtatctctatttattaactattgtctaattttacatctaataaatctagcttctcatttttattcttcaaaatacgctcatcattctcttactattgatacttgattttttataaaataaattctttttactgtctattgttttcaatcttcacccttttttcaaacaagtgaggtttgagcccttactcaatttatggaatggtaaaacgattaacacaaatattactattgtatttttggtaaacttttataacatgcttaggaccaaaaattttaacaaaacaccgcgacaaaagaaatagcaacagataaacagactcaacaatagggaagatttcaggagaaaacaatataCAGTAAGTagcaataagtttttgaattcaaactaaaaataaaacagtttttgctttaatgaaagttgataggcacactataaatggttaggcgcttatacttacaacaaaccctacgtaatgtaccacccccggccgagttaaaatgcgtaaccggaaaagaaggtgtgcatgcctggcacgaacactcaaagcgtgttctagcgtgctgctcgtactgactcagagcaagggtgagatgtaggtgtaaaggcagtgcgtgttcgtctggaacctagtgcataagatcggtcaaggcccgttcttacactgaaaattgctaATTGCGAATTTCGGATTAAAGTAAAAAGATTCAATTTGTTATGGgggaaaattttcatcaatattttattatcgtttaggtatttttgtgaaatattagCACATGAAGTTGTTGACATAAACCTGTCACGCGTTTGTAATCCaaattctgctgctgctgctgctgcaacacCTGTCCACAAAAGCttccttttctttttctttgttaGGTGAAGTTATCTACCTATAGATATAATAAATTGTATATAACCGCTTGTTTCcgcaaaatcacaatttcaagcctTTTGCCCTTGacggatgtgtgtgtgtgtgatctcTTCCTTCAGCTTCCTTCCCACAAAACATTCTCTTGCAATTCTCCTAcagaaaaactcaaataaactaAAAACGATCAACgtaaaaacaaaagttgctgtgTTTCTCCTCTTACCAATTAAACAATAGTAAAGCCGAGCCGCGGCGCGTTTGAATCTCTTACAAACTACCCcgcgcttttttttatttcgcgcATTGTTATAAGTTGCCAAACTCGAACGGGGGCGTCTCGGTGCACGCGTGCTCCCCCAGGGGTGCGATCACCACCTGCAGCCGGATCGTGTCCCGCTTCTCCCCAATCAGGTGCTGGCTCAGGTTGACCGCGCTCAGCTGCAGCTCCTCGTACGGGATCAGATTGTCGATGTTGAGCACGCGCTGCTCGTTGCTAAAGTACGCCGTCCGGACGTGGCAGGTGCGCACGTGCGTGATCTTGCTCTGGACGCCGCTGATCAGGACGCCGACCTGTTCGAGAcgtttagtttagttttggtttttgaattttgagacgACCGCAACTCACCGTAAACCTCCGATCCTCCTCGAGCCGCTCCTGCAGCAGTACCTTCAACCGCACCGTCCGTATGATCGACTCGGGGATCTCCGTGTTGTCCGGGATGTTGAACACCCCGATCAGCTTGGCACGGTTGTAGCGAACGCCGCGCGGGAAGAACTCAATCTCCCAGGCGATGCCTTGCTCTAAAATTTAGACTAATCAGTATTCCAGGGGAATCTCTCAAGAAACTCAATGAAACCTCACCCTCATGACACTCGGACAGGTAGTTCAGCGAGAAGAAGCACGCCACAAAGCTCCGGTAGTCCTCGATCTGGTCGAACCCGTTGATCGCCATGCTCAGGCCCCACACGTCCGTCGTGTACAGCCGCGGCGTGAACTGGAGCGCGCCGTTTTCCTGCCCCCGGATCTCCCGGATGCGCTCCTCCTGGCCCGAGTGGTAGCTCATGCCGATCGCGACCCGCTCCACGAAGAACTCCATGTGATGTTGGCAGATCGGCCGCACCAGGATCTTGGCCAGCTCCGACGGGGACATCATGGCGAAGCGCACGTGCACGAAGACGGCCTGCAAAATGTGAGCTTTTAGATCAGACTTGATCCCTCCGCTGACAATTTTGAGAGCGTGCTTGCTATAACAAAGTAGATCAATTTCACTGGAATTGTCGCCACCGGATTCCTCTACTGCGGAGATGGGTCAAATGCCAGAAAGTCATTCGCCAGAATGTGGTTTGCCAGAAAACCAACCGCCACAAAATCGAATGCCAGAATGCAGAATCCTGCATGAATTCGAGGGCATCTCTACACGCGCCACGATTCCACAATCCATTTGTACACACCTTCTGCTCTCTTTGGTCTGCCGTGTTGTCACCACTATGCACTTTGTCTTC
This is a stretch of genomic DNA from Culex pipiens pallens isolate TS chromosome 1, TS_CPP_V2, whole genome shotgun sequence. It encodes these proteins:
- the LOC120417702 gene encoding BTB/POZ domain-containing protein 17, with protein sequence MDEQMSQDSSDVEMNNSKGVLLKIANLYAEQLMSDVCLVVGDNRYPAHRVILCASSDVFQVMLMNPEWNECRESVIELKEDPMCSMVFPQFLKYLYVGQIKVSIQTVMPMLELADKYNIKDLVELCVDYMTKHVAKAATQGYLVSWFQYTISLGSSHVNLAAIMKNFIKWNLDIVSESNDFNELCGMILVTLLQQNDLVVQSEFTLFEYLEKWLLYKRDQLEKEPDMTEEEKQYELVSTIEAVFVHVRFAMMSPSELAKILVRPICQHHMEFFVERVAIGMSYHSGQEERIREIRGQENGALQFTPRLYTTDVWGLSMAINGFDQIEDYRSFVACFFSLNYLSECHEEQGIAWEIEFFPRGVRYNRAKLIGVFNIPDNTEIPESIIRTVRLKVLLQERLEEDRRFTVGVLISGVQSKITHVRTCHVRTAYFSNEQRVLNIDNLIPYEELQLSAVNLSQHLIGEKRDTIRLQVVIAPLGEHACTETPPFEFGNL